CACGGTGTGGCAACAGCAGGCACGCTTCCAGGAGTTGGCCCGAAACCTTGAAGCGGCCACCGGTGAATTGGTGGTCGCAAGCCAGGTGCAGCCCTACAAGGCCAGCAACCTGGGGCCTGCGGTGCAGAAAGTCGAAGATGCCTGCACGGCCTGCCATAAACAGTTTCGCGACCACTGACCGGTTTTATTTGTCGAGTTCTTCGACGGCGTCTTGCAGTTCCTTGCGCGACTGAGCGAGCTTGTCTTTGCGTTTGTTGATCTTGTCGGCATCGCCTTTTTTCATCGCCTTGTCGAGGTCGGCCTGACGGCGGCTGACTTCGTGCTTGGCGTCGAGCACCTTGTTCTCGCGTTCTTTGCGCAATGACGCATCGGTGCAGTTGGCGGTGACTTCACTCAGGGCTTTTTCCAGGCCGGCTTGTTGTGCGCTGTTGCCATGGGCCTTGGCTTGTTCGATTTGTGCGCTGATAGCCTGGCGCTTGGCGGCGCAGCCAGTGAGTTCCGGCACTTCTTCGGCGGCCAGCAGCGGCATGCTCGCCAAGCTTACGGTGGTCAACAAGGCAAGTGGGGCTAGAAATTTCATGTGAGGCTCCAAGGTCGCAATAAGATGGCAGGGTGAATTCTGCCGGGTTAAAAGGTAGCTCGGTTGGGCTTAAAACCCGTCAATTCCGGCCACACGTAATGTTTCAGCTAACGCTTGTACTTGCGGGTCGCGAAAAAAAGCGCTCAATTGCGCCGCGCGGCCCGGGCCAATGCCATCGGTAGTCAGCCAGGCTTGAGTGTCTTTGGCGGCCAGGGCCTGCCAGCCTCCCTCCAGATCGCTACGTGCCGAAGGCGGTACGCCCAGGGCCTTGAGCCATTGTGCAAAGGGCCGTTGTCGCGCGCTTTGCAGGCTGTCGAGCACCCGGGCACGGCGGCGATCTCCGAAGCCGTCAATGTTAGCAAGCTCTGCCGCATCCAGGGTTAACCAATCGAGAATGCCTGCGATTAGACCGGCCTGGATCAATGTGTTCCACGTTTCGCGGCCCATATAGGGCAAGGCCAGTCCTTGGTTGCTGCTCAGCCAGGTCAGGCGCGCGAGCAATTGCTCCTCGCAGCCGGGGTCCAGTTGCCAGCAACTCAAGGCATGGAAGTTGCGCGCATCGGGCACTTGCACCGCCACCCTGGTCTCGTTGCGCAGGATCACTTGCTCCAATCGCGGAATCACTTGCCCGGCAAGGCTGATGGAGACCTGATCGCCGGGACGGATGTCCAGCGCATGCCAGTGCTTCAAGGAGCCGACGCTGACGCGGCGGATTTGCCGATCGTCCAGCCGCACCGGCTCCAGTTCCAGAATAGGGGTGATACGCCCCGTGCGGCCGATCTTGAACTGCACCTT
The window above is part of the Pseudomonas sp. KBS0710 genome. Proteins encoded here:
- a CDS encoding DUF1090 domain-containing protein — its product is MKFLAPLALLTTVSLASMPLLAAEEVPELTGCAAKRQAISAQIEQAKAHGNSAQQAGLEKALSEVTANCTDASLRKERENKVLDAKHEVSRRQADLDKAMKKGDADKINKRKDKLAQSRKELQDAVEELDK